TCCCGCTTCATGCAGCAGTCGGCAGAGCCGATATCCTACCGCTCCTAATCCCTGAACAGCCACAACTCTACCCTTAAGATCATCAGTGCCGAACACCCAGTTAACAGCCGCCAGGATGCCGCGAAACACCCCATAGGCGGTAATTGGTGAAGGGTCACCGCTCTTTTCCGCTATGCCCACCACGTAATCAGTAACTTCGTGAATGAAGCTGATGTCTTCAGGGGTAGTATTCATATCTTGAGCGGTAATGTAGCGTCCGTTTAAAGTGTTGACATACCTGGCGAAAGCATGGAACAGCTCCCTGCTTTTAATTTTCTTCGGATCACCAATGATCACAGCCTTGCCGCCGCCGAGATTCAAGCCGGCCGCCGCGCTCTTATAAGTCATGCCTCGGGCTAAGCGGAGCACATCTTCCACCGCTTCTTCTTCTGATTGGTAATCCCTAATTCTCAATCCTCCTAAAGCCGGACCTAAAGTCGTATCATGAATGCAGATGATGGCTTTTAATCCGACCGCAGCATCGTAACAGTAGACCAGCTGCTCATAATCGTCTGTTTCTAAGCGTTTGAATATCTGCATATTGAATCCCCCACATTTTGGATTTAATTAGTAAAGTATTCTGCTTCCCTTCACTTTCACCTGCAAACATTGCCTTGCCTTTAATTTATCCATAATATTACCTAAATCTTACAATTTTAATGAAGGACTAAGCCTTTCTAAAGAGAACTGTAATCAGCTAAATACCTTTAGACGAATTTCGTTATAATT
The sequence above is drawn from the Bacillota bacterium genome and encodes:
- a CDS encoding Glu/Leu/Phe/Val dehydrogenase, with the translated sequence MQIFKRLETDDYEQLVYCYDAAVGLKAIICIHDTTLGPALGGLRIRDYQSEEEAVEDVLRLARGMTYKSAAAGLNLGGGKAVIIGDPKKIKSRELFHAFARYVNTLNGRYITAQDMNTTPEDISFIHEVTDYVVGIAEKSGDPSPITAYGVFRGILAAVNWVFGTDDLKGRVVAVQGLGAVGYRLCRLLHEAGAKLIVTNRSPEKVEQAVEEFGAQAVAPEEIYSVECDVFAPCAVGGVINETTIEQLNCIIVAGCANNQLADSSYGERLMEREILYVPDYVINAGGVINVYEELQGYNEANAVKKAAAIYDSVQRIIEIAVRDQISTSRAADRLAEERINAKKRAD